Proteins from one Chitinophaga oryzae genomic window:
- a CDS encoding TlpA disulfide reductase family protein: MKKIVFLLLMISSTGWAQQTAKKNKYGINEFMLIERVEDQEKKYNEVLKEPAENLTPTALNDLRAELAYMWLAKGNVERYRFYKATKPKFSFRQALYLSYAVEKLLDEKRQYEDAAQISQELLNDAGTERTCVLLEVNAAANARLGHVDVAKKQIARSDADKGSADRLIKYFKDSQSNYLNRLAIVKLAAGEDQQAYDILVKAFREAESNPYMVDTFKEAFKKVKGTEDGFEDELQSLKREAYQKYYKEVEKSYVTSARQTLDGIIPDPNDARKKLTTFRATKPVHGVTMNNLEGKMVDLGDQKGKILALDFWTTLCTPCVAAFAGFEKVVADYRKDEFQLFVVNLFENDQTVKAFAAQKPVRLDVLRDEENKGYDVRATPTKIVFDPMGNIRFFATGYAGSTDREYYKLKAMVEIIKARS, translated from the coding sequence ATGAAAAAAATAGTCTTTTTGCTTTTGATGATTTCCAGCACTGGCTGGGCACAACAGACTGCAAAAAAAAACAAATACGGGATCAATGAGTTCATGTTGATAGAGAGGGTTGAAGACCAGGAAAAAAAATACAATGAAGTTCTTAAAGAGCCTGCTGAAAACCTGACACCTACTGCCTTAAATGATCTTCGGGCGGAACTGGCTTATATGTGGTTGGCGAAAGGGAATGTAGAACGTTATAGGTTTTATAAAGCGACCAAGCCGAAATTTTCTTTCCGCCAGGCGCTTTATCTATCTTACGCCGTAGAGAAACTGCTTGATGAAAAACGGCAGTATGAGGACGCCGCGCAAATTTCCCAGGAACTATTAAACGACGCCGGCACAGAAAGGACTTGCGTATTGTTGGAGGTAAACGCGGCTGCCAATGCCAGGCTGGGCCATGTAGATGTGGCCAAAAAACAGATAGCCAGGTCAGATGCTGATAAAGGAAGTGCGGACCGGCTAATTAAGTATTTCAAGGATTCTCAATCGAATTATTTGAATCGCCTGGCTATCGTAAAGTTGGCTGCGGGAGAGGATCAACAAGCCTACGATATCCTCGTCAAAGCTTTTAGAGAGGCCGAGAGCAACCCGTATATGGTGGATACATTTAAAGAAGCATTTAAAAAAGTAAAAGGAACGGAGGACGGATTTGAAGATGAGCTCCAATCACTGAAAAGGGAAGCTTACCAAAAATACTATAAAGAAGTTGAGAAGTCCTATGTGACGTCTGCACGACAGACCCTGGATGGAATCATTCCTGATCCAAACGATGCCAGAAAAAAATTGACCACCTTCCGTGCTACAAAACCCGTTCACGGGGTCACTATGAATAACCTCGAGGGAAAAATGGTTGATCTCGGCGATCAAAAGGGAAAGATCCTTGCGCTGGATTTTTGGACCACCCTGTGTACGCCCTGCGTTGCGGCTTTCGCCGGATTTGAGAAAGTGGTTGCTGATTACAGGAAAGATGAATTCCAGTTGTTCGTTGTGAACTTGTTTGAGAACGACCAGACCGTTAAGGCTTTTGCTGCACAGAAACCCGTCAGACTTGACGTCTTAAGGGATGAAGAGAATAAGGGATACGATGTTCGCGCAACGCCAACTAAAATCGTGTTTGATCCGATGGGGAATATCAGGTTCTTCGCCACCGGTTATGCCGGGTCTACCGACCGGGAATACTATAAGCTGAAAGCCATGGTCGAAATCATAAAAGCACGTAGTTAG
- a CDS encoding TlpA family protein disulfide reductase — protein MSTYVYGQKSQKENAKKFNALVNVEDQERFYNELRSKYPADPAKPASYGEYRAQLAVDWLRKGNIDKYHFYKNTNPKFTSIQLFELSNLLESWVDDDQHIEWVQQISEQVLGEIALKRHDDNFDRQEILLEVNALANAKLGNLAIAMENIKKSDKNAMFRKMPYFRNSNANYLNRLSLILMAAGQHQQAFDTLSNAVRTAVSTPKTITSLKLAYQKVKGSTAGMDKFISSLQEEAYQKIAKEVAEAWMADTKPVPDVSLTDLNGKTIKLTDYKGKIVVIDFWSTACKPCVAAFPAFERVIDLYGEGPFQLFVINEGESPEIVKPFMEKKGYKLDVLFDQDETIFKALGALGTPQKFIIDAKGNITQTGIGYAGSDDKEFYKLKAMVELAKAKS, from the coding sequence ATGTCCACGTATGTATACGGGCAGAAGTCGCAAAAGGAGAATGCTAAAAAATTTAATGCCCTTGTAAACGTTGAGGACCAGGAACGGTTCTATAATGAACTCCGCTCAAAATATCCTGCTGACCCGGCAAAGCCAGCGTCGTATGGTGAATATCGTGCGCAGTTGGCAGTCGACTGGCTGAGGAAAGGGAATATAGATAAATATCATTTCTACAAGAACACCAATCCCAAATTTACGAGCATTCAATTGTTTGAACTTTCTAACCTGCTTGAATCCTGGGTCGACGATGATCAGCATATTGAATGGGTACAGCAAATCTCAGAACAGGTTTTGGGCGAAATCGCGCTCAAAAGACACGATGATAACTTTGACCGACAGGAGATTTTGCTTGAAGTGAATGCCCTGGCCAATGCCAAACTTGGCAACTTGGCTATCGCGATGGAGAATATCAAAAAGTCGGATAAAAATGCCATGTTCAGGAAAATGCCTTACTTCAGAAATTCCAATGCCAATTACCTGAACCGTCTGAGTTTAATCTTAATGGCAGCTGGCCAACATCAACAGGCATTTGATACCTTGTCTAACGCGGTGCGTACGGCCGTCTCCACGCCAAAAACAATTACCAGTTTAAAGTTGGCCTACCAGAAGGTAAAAGGCAGCACAGCCGGGATGGACAAATTTATCAGTTCACTACAGGAGGAAGCCTATCAAAAAATTGCAAAGGAAGTCGCCGAAGCCTGGATGGCCGATACTAAACCTGTACCGGATGTCTCTTTAACAGATTTGAATGGCAAGACCATTAAGTTAACTGATTACAAGGGTAAAATTGTGGTAATTGATTTTTGGAGTACAGCTTGCAAACCATGCGTTGCCGCATTTCCGGCATTCGAGCGTGTGATCGACTTGTATGGTGAGGGACCTTTCCAGTTGTTTGTGATCAATGAGGGGGAAAGCCCGGAGATCGTGAAACCCTTTATGGAAAAGAAAGGGTACAAACTGGATGTGTTATTTGATCAGGATGAAACAATTTTCAAAGCGCTGGGCGCATTGGGTACTCCTCAGAAATTTATCATTGATGCGAAGGGAAACATCACTCAAACAGGAATAGGTTATGCCGGTTCGGATGACAAGGAATTTTATAAGTTGAAAGCTATGGTGGAACTTGCCAAAGCAAAATCTTGA
- a CDS encoding S1 family peptidase codes for MMLKGLQLSLISLFCFVLTSCSAQPNPAAGNIEKLIANVVDKAMASSVYIIEWDTLKNQVQKDIDETSGFTGVVVSAEGHILTVSHAAMPNQIYRVSFPDGSKHIAVGLGRIGLQDGEKDYDMAMVKILKPGKWPFSRMAPSQELKINQPVVSISYPGAFFKQTPNVRFGRISDIDMSDGFIESSAKMEPGDSGGPLFDAQGRVVGVHSWIKEKEDQNYDVPADHFLKYWTALNVAKDYTEFPAADEFPAAASSILIPTVPSLEEVAGISVQNRKSVVMLRSSRGTQQLSIQGTLLGFNGATYIVSKSSMVGNNPRVKTGNSTVVAQILKRDKENDLVLLSVSGKVGGGIRLATDAKDPVLKQGDLGKILLSAIANDSIKIGVLSATYVDVPLNASQGYLGARAAYQDGKITIRRIDKNSAGGASLLRQKDQVIKINGVAVNTAADYDREFAKYLAADSISMNIVRKGKPMQLSVYLEGQPTESHASYAYPGGRSARSDGFRNVLVHDAAIKATECGSPVFDSEGNFYGVNIARRSRTSTLLMPVATLSQFLKTLTNSK; via the coding sequence ATGATGTTAAAGGGTTTACAACTGAGTTTAATCAGCCTGTTTTGTTTTGTTCTCACAAGCTGTAGCGCGCAACCTAATCCAGCAGCTGGAAACATTGAAAAGCTCATAGCGAATGTGGTTGACAAGGCAATGGCAAGCAGCGTTTACATCATCGAATGGGACACGTTAAAAAATCAGGTTCAAAAGGACATTGATGAGACAAGTGGCTTCACAGGAGTAGTGGTTTCTGCTGAAGGGCACATTCTGACTGTATCACATGCCGCAATGCCCAACCAAATTTATAGGGTATCATTTCCGGATGGGAGCAAACATATCGCCGTTGGCCTGGGCCGGATCGGATTACAGGATGGGGAAAAAGATTATGATATGGCAATGGTCAAAATCCTGAAGCCTGGAAAATGGCCTTTCTCCAGGATGGCGCCCAGCCAGGAGTTAAAAATAAACCAGCCGGTAGTGAGCATCTCCTATCCAGGTGCGTTTTTTAAGCAAACGCCAAATGTCCGCTTCGGGCGAATCTCTGATATAGATATGAGCGACGGTTTTATTGAGTCTTCAGCTAAAATGGAACCTGGTGATTCCGGCGGTCCTTTGTTTGATGCGCAAGGACGGGTGGTGGGGGTACACAGCTGGATCAAGGAAAAGGAGGATCAAAATTATGATGTTCCGGCTGATCATTTTCTTAAATACTGGACAGCACTGAATGTTGCCAAAGATTATACAGAATTTCCTGCCGCCGACGAGTTTCCAGCCGCAGCGTCTTCCATACTGATACCAACCGTTCCTTCATTGGAAGAGGTGGCCGGAATTTCAGTGCAAAACCGAAAAAGCGTGGTGATGCTGAGGAGTAGCCGTGGGACGCAACAATTATCGATTCAGGGGACCCTGCTTGGTTTCAACGGGGCTACCTATATTGTCAGTAAGAGTTCTATGGTTGGAAACAACCCCAGGGTTAAAACAGGCAATAGCACCGTGGTCGCTCAGATTCTAAAAAGAGATAAAGAGAATGACCTTGTACTGTTAAGTGTATCCGGAAAGGTGGGAGGTGGGATCAGGTTAGCAACTGACGCTAAAGATCCGGTCCTGAAGCAAGGCGATCTGGGTAAGATACTCCTCTCGGCTATAGCTAACGATTCAATTAAAATTGGGGTGCTCAGCGCCACCTATGTTGATGTGCCTTTAAATGCGAGTCAGGGTTATCTGGGTGCGCGTGCAGCTTATCAGGATGGAAAAATAACCATCAGGCGAATTGACAAAAATAGTGCAGGCGGGGCTTCATTGCTGAGGCAAAAGGACCAGGTTATTAAAATCAATGGTGTTGCGGTGAATACGGCGGCAGATTATGATCGGGAATTTGCTAAGTATCTGGCGGCCGATTCAATTTCTATGAACATCGTCAGAAAAGGTAAGCCCATGCAGTTGAGCGTTTACCTTGAAGGTCAGCCGACAGAGAGCCATGCTTCTTACGCATATCCAGGCGGAAGGAGTGCCCGTTCAGACGGTTTCAGGAATGTATTGGTCCATGATGCAGCCATTAAAGCAACTGAATGCGGGAGTCCGGTATTTGACAGCGAAGGCAATTTCTATGGTGTAAATATTGCCCGGCGAAGTCGCACTTCAACGCTGCTAATGCCCGTAGCCACACTCTCACAATTTTTAAAAACATTAACAAATAGCAAATGA